The Candidatus Zixiibacteriota bacterium genomic interval AGAACGGTTGTCATGTGGTCGGTATCCTGAAGGCCGACAGCGTCGGTTATGAATGGGTATAAAAGCCCGTATGCTGCCCCGACGGCAACCGCCAATAAGATAGTTTTAGTGGCCTTTTTATCCATTTCGCGTCAGCCCCCTTGTTTCCCATTTCCGACAAAACTACGCATCTTGTTGAATTTCTGGCAACAAAAAAAAACAGCGGGCTACGGCGCTAGACAATGTGCCCTGTGGGCGGCAAGCAATGTGCTCTGTGGGCGGCAGATGCATCCCCGTGCGCCGATGGCGTGCCCCCGTCTGCCCCTACACCTATTTCCTTCCAAGTTACGTCACGTCCTGATTCCGCCTGCGGAATTGTGACCTGACGGCTAAAAAGTTGACATCACGGCCCAGTTTACTTATCTTCCCTTATCGCTTATCAGCAACGACCAATCATCAGCGATCAGACTCACAGGGGAGCGGTCAATAAGCGGGAGAACAAAAACAAAATAGCCGAACACACTCTTAGAGAGAAGATAGTGAGAACCCTGCTTCTGAAGCAGACCAGCCTAACTTGAGTTGGGGACAGAAAGGAAGTCGGCGTGTCAGATATAGAACGAGACCCCGAGACATTGGAGTTTGAAGACCTTCCCGACGATTCGATCCAGGATGGTGAAGAGATACCAAAGGAAGTTCGAAAGTTGAGAACTCAGGCCTATGACAAAGCCGTGAGTGATCTTGTCGACATGATTAGAAGTCAGGATCTCGTTCTAGATCCCGACTATCAGCGAAACTACATATGGGACAATAAGCGCGCGTCGCTTTTGGTCGAATCGGTTCTTCTGAATGTTCCGATTCCGGTAATTTATGTGGCAGAAGATGACGACGGCAAATGGGTAATTGTGGATGGTCTCCAGCGTCTCAACTCTCTTCGCCGGTATTTTGATAATGAGTACAAGCTCCGCAACCTGGAGATCTTGGACGACTTGAATAAGACCCAATTTAGTAATCTCAACCCCAAAGCTAGGCGCTTGCTAAAGAACGGCATCCTTCGCGTTATCGTAATCAAAGCAGAATCGCATCCCGAAATTAAATATGACATTTTCCAGCGACTTAATAGGGGCGCAGTATCGTTGAATGAACAGGAACTTCGAAACTGCATGTATCGAGGTGAATTCTGCAATCTGCTAAAGGAGCTTCGCGAGTACCCACCTTTCTTGAAGGCTATTGGGATCGAGAAACCGCACAAA includes:
- a CDS encoding DUF262 domain-containing protein, yielding MSDIERDPETLEFEDLPDDSIQDGEEIPKEVRKLRTQAYDKAVSDLVDMIRSQDLVLDPDYQRNYIWDNKRASLLVESVLLNVPIPVIYVAEDDDGKWVIVDGLQRLNSLRRYFDNEYKLRNLEILDDLNKTQFSNLNPKARRLLKNGILRVIVIKAESHPEIKYDIFQRLNRGAVSLNEQELRNCMYRGEFCNLLKELREYPPFLKAIGIEKPHKRYYDTELILRFLALQSSYSPSEGKVTAYPNKMKTFLNRFMLKHQHAEADTLRHFSSTFRDTIDKVVAIIPPPSFRRFKPEDGTIDTRLNRALMDAIMVAFANHDANFLSNKKSEVTALYRNLPMEASGFNDALIYGTSDTKKLELRLNTWHAALGELKD